GCCCTCGTCGACCAGTTCCTTGACGATCTGCCACATCGTGCGCCGGCTGCGCGGGTCGAGGCCGGTGGTGGGCTCGTCGAGGAAGATGACCGCCGGGCGGCCCATCAGGCTCATCGCCAGGTCCAGGCGGCGCTTCATGCCGCCGGAGTAGGTCGCGGCGGGCTTGCCGGCGGCGTCGACCAGGTCGAAGCGTTCGAGCAGCTCGGAGGTCCGGGCCCGGCCCCCCTGCTTGCCCAGGTGTGCCAGGTCCGCCATCAGCTGCAGGTTCTCCCGGCCGGTGAGCAGCTTGTCGACCGCCGAGAACTGGCCGGTCACGCCGATCGCGGCGCGAACCGACTTCGCCTGCTTGACCGGGTCGAACCCGGCGATCCGGATCTGTCCGGCATCGGCCGGGATCAGGGTGGTGAGGATCTGAACGGTCGTGGTCTTGCCGGCGCCGTTCGGCCCCAGCAGGGAGAACACGGTGCCGGCCGGGACCTCGAACCCGATGCCGTCGAGCACCTTCTGCGGGCCGAAGGCCTTGCAGAGTCCGGTCACCTCTATCACGTTGCCCACGGGCGCGCTTGTCATGTAGTCCTCGTCTTCATCATCGA
The sequence above is drawn from the Kitasatospora sp. NBC_00315 genome and encodes:
- a CDS encoding ATP-binding cassette domain-containing protein, whose protein sequence is MTSAPVGNVIEVTGLCKAFGPQKVLDGIGFEVPAGTVFSLLGPNGAGKTTTVQILTTLIPADAGQIRIAGFDPVKQAKSVRAAIGVTGQFSAVDKLLTGRENLQLMADLAHLGKQGGRARTSELLERFDLVDAAGKPAATYSGGMKRRLDLAMSLMGRPAVIFLDEPTTGLDPRSRRTMWQIVKELVDEGTTIFLTTQMLDEADHIADRIALLDGGKLVASGSPADLKKLVPGGYVTLSFADPHSLDAALGILGDLKCDREQLSVDVPNDGSLAAVKGLLDRFEGTSVEVDNLAIHSPDLDDVFFALTGRSAERSGEQTDAVATEKAAESAAEKAEESADPKSDEQAETEKATI